A stretch of the Veillonella parvula DSM 2008 genome encodes the following:
- a CDS encoding GIY-YIG nuclease family protein, giving the protein MHYIYLVRCSDDSLYCGWTTDLKRRIDAHNGHIPGGAKYTRGRRPVTLVYAESFHQKQEAQRREYAIKRMTKTKKLRLIKGAK; this is encoded by the coding sequence ATGCACTATATTTACTTAGTGCGTTGCTCTGATGATTCTTTGTATTGTGGATGGACTACAGATCTCAAACGTCGAATAGATGCTCACAATGGACATATCCCAGGTGGTGCAAAATATACGCGAGGACGTCGTCCTGTGACCTTGGTATATGCTGAAAGCTTTCACCAAAAACAAGAAGCACAACGCAGAGAATATGCTATTAAACGTATGACGAAGACTAAGAAATTGAGACTCATTAAGGGTGCAAAATAG
- a CDS encoding CTP synthase, protein MATKYIFVTGGVVSSLGKGITAASLGRLLKNRGFNVTIQKFDPYINIDPGTMSPYQHGEVFVTDDGAETDLDLGHYERFIDINLSKRSNITAGKVYWSVINKERKGDYLGSTVQVIPHITNEIKQNVYRVGKEDNADVVITEIGGTVGDIESLPFMEAIRQVKKEVGRNDVLYIHVTLVPYINAAGELKTKPTQHSVKELRSIGIQPDILVCRSEKHISDDMKEKLALFCDVEPEAVIENQTCSSIYEVPLMMQDQGLDDIVIKKLGLEDRPCDMTAWKEMVHKILNPNKDITVAIVGKYVALHDAYLSVVEALDHAGIATGTKVNIRWIDSEELDDTSVDPKEVFEGVEGIIVPGGFGSRGVEGKIRTIQYARENNIPYLGLCLGMQSAVMEFARNVCGMEGATSSEFDENAKYKVIDLMSDQVDVDKKGGTMRLGIYPCKVEAGTKTHEAYGEDLIYERHRHRYEFNNEYRQQLTDAGLVISGTSPDGRLVESIEVKNHPFFIGTQAHPELKSRPNNAHPLFRGFVDAILELKK, encoded by the coding sequence ATGGCAACTAAGTATATTTTCGTAACTGGCGGCGTTGTTTCTTCTCTTGGGAAGGGAATTACAGCAGCATCTTTGGGTCGCTTACTAAAAAACCGTGGTTTCAATGTAACGATTCAAAAATTTGACCCATACATTAATATCGATCCGGGTACGATGAGCCCTTACCAACATGGTGAAGTATTTGTAACAGATGACGGCGCCGAAACTGACCTTGATTTGGGCCATTATGAACGCTTTATCGATATTAACCTTAGTAAACGTTCCAATATTACAGCTGGTAAAGTATATTGGTCTGTAATCAATAAAGAACGCAAAGGTGATTACCTAGGCAGCACTGTACAAGTAATTCCACATATTACAAATGAAATTAAACAAAATGTTTACCGTGTAGGTAAAGAGGATAATGCTGATGTAGTTATTACAGAAATTGGTGGTACCGTAGGTGATATTGAAAGCTTGCCATTTATGGAAGCCATTCGTCAGGTGAAAAAAGAAGTAGGTCGTAACGATGTACTTTACATTCATGTCACATTGGTGCCTTACATCAATGCCGCAGGCGAGTTGAAAACAAAACCTACACAACATAGTGTAAAAGAATTGCGTAGCATTGGTATTCAACCAGATATTTTGGTATGTCGTAGTGAGAAACATATCTCTGATGATATGAAAGAAAAACTTGCTTTGTTCTGCGACGTAGAACCTGAAGCAGTTATTGAAAATCAAACTTGTAGCTCTATCTATGAAGTGCCATTGATGATGCAAGATCAAGGTCTTGACGATATTGTTATCAAAAAATTAGGCCTTGAAGATCGTCCTTGCGATATGACTGCATGGAAAGAAATGGTTCATAAGATCTTGAATCCTAATAAAGATATTACAGTTGCTATCGTTGGTAAATATGTAGCGTTGCATGATGCGTATTTATCCGTAGTTGAAGCTCTAGATCATGCTGGTATTGCTACGGGTACTAAAGTGAATATTCGTTGGATTGACTCTGAAGAACTTGATGATACATCTGTAGATCCTAAAGAGGTATTTGAAGGTGTTGAAGGTATCATTGTGCCTGGTGGCTTTGGTTCCCGTGGTGTAGAAGGTAAAATTCGCACAATCCAATACGCTCGTGAAAACAATATTCCATATCTCGGTCTATGCCTTGGCATGCAATCTGCAGTAATGGAATTTGCTCGTAACGTATGTGGCATGGAAGGAGCAACCTCTAGCGAATTCGACGAAAATGCTAAGTACAAAGTAATTGACTTGATGAGTGATCAAGTTGATGTAGATAAAAAAGGCGGTACAATGCGCTTAGGTATCTATCCATGCAAAGTGGAAGCAGGTACAAAAACTCACGAGGCTTATGGGGAAGATTTGATTTATGAACGTCATCGCCATCGCTATGAGTTCAATAATGAATATCGTCAACAATTGACCGATGCAGGTCTTGTGATTTCAGGTACATCTCCAGATGGCCGTCTTGTTGAAAGTATTGAAGTAAAAAATCATCCATTCTTTATTGGTACACAAGCACATCCAGAACTTAAATCTCGCCCAAATAATGCACATCCATTATTCCGTGGTTTCGTAGATGCAATCTTAGAACTTAAGAAATAG
- the argS gene encoding arginine--tRNA ligase — MDMKEILKSGIEQALQDTINSGDLPAGEYPEIVLEVPPQKEFGDFSTNIAMQSARVARQNPRAIAEALISHMNFAWLERAEVAGAGFINFFLKSDMVYDTLKAILNAGTEYGVQPLRARDTIQVEYVSANPTGPLHVGHGRGAAYGSALVNLLRAAGYNVQSEYYINDAGNQIDNMAISIEYRFQELQGATLVFPPKRNEDGSMPEFDIPEGALVFPENGYRGPDIIETAKAIAEREGFDKLNAMNEADRVALFKEEGLKEKLARLEETLRNFRVTFDNWFSERTVHETDEIHHSVEALKALGKVYEKEGALWLKSTDYGDDKDRVVIRDNGVPTYLAADIAYHRNKFDRGFKEMIDIWGADHHGYVCRVKAAMAAFGYDPDKLTVLLLQMVALFRDGQLVKLSKRSGDSVTLDELIDEVGVDASRYFFLMRSLDSQLDFDINLAKSRSNDNPVYYIQYAHARIHSIYNQVREAGIAFGDYSETDFTTLTSEMELELIKKLAEYPEEVVQAAEHRAPHRIARYLYDLASMFHSFYRQGRIIGVDPALQQARLGLITAIALVLRQGLGILGISAPEKM; from the coding sequence ATGGACATGAAGGAAATCCTGAAATCGGGGATTGAACAGGCATTACAAGATACGATTAACAGCGGTGATTTGCCGGCTGGGGAATATCCAGAAATCGTTCTCGAAGTGCCACCTCAAAAGGAATTCGGTGATTTTTCTACAAACATCGCTATGCAATCCGCTCGTGTAGCTCGTCAAAATCCTCGAGCTATTGCTGAAGCTTTGATTAGTCATATGAATTTTGCTTGGCTTGAACGTGCTGAGGTTGCCGGCGCAGGTTTTATTAATTTCTTTTTGAAATCTGATATGGTGTATGATACGTTAAAAGCCATTTTGAATGCTGGTACTGAGTATGGTGTTCAACCATTGCGTGCGCGCGATACGATTCAAGTAGAGTACGTAAGTGCAAACCCTACAGGACCATTGCATGTTGGTCATGGTCGCGGTGCTGCATACGGTAGTGCTCTTGTAAACTTGTTACGTGCAGCGGGTTACAATGTACAATCTGAATACTATATCAATGATGCAGGCAATCAAATCGACAACATGGCTATTTCCATTGAGTACCGTTTCCAAGAGTTACAAGGTGCTACATTAGTATTCCCGCCTAAACGCAATGAAGACGGTTCCATGCCTGAGTTCGATATTCCAGAAGGAGCATTAGTGTTCCCTGAAAATGGCTATCGTGGTCCAGATATTATTGAAACAGCGAAAGCAATTGCAGAACGCGAAGGCTTTGATAAATTAAATGCTATGAACGAAGCAGATCGTGTAGCCTTGTTTAAGGAAGAGGGCTTAAAAGAAAAATTAGCTCGCTTAGAGGAAACATTAAGAAACTTCCGCGTTACGTTCGATAACTGGTTCTCTGAACGTACAGTTCATGAAACTGATGAAATTCATCACTCCGTAGAGGCGTTGAAGGCTCTAGGTAAAGTGTATGAAAAAGAAGGAGCTTTGTGGTTAAAATCTACTGACTATGGCGATGATAAAGACCGCGTAGTTATCCGTGATAATGGGGTTCCTACATATTTGGCGGCAGATATTGCGTATCATCGCAATAAATTTGATCGTGGCTTTAAAGAAATGATTGATATTTGGGGCGCTGACCACCATGGTTATGTATGCCGTGTAAAAGCGGCTATGGCGGCGTTCGGTTATGACCCTGATAAATTAACAGTATTGCTATTACAAATGGTAGCATTGTTCCGTGACGGACAACTAGTTAAATTGTCTAAACGTAGCGGTGATAGCGTTACATTAGATGAATTAATCGATGAAGTTGGTGTAGATGCATCTCGTTACTTCTTCTTGATGCGTTCCTTGGATAGCCAACTTGATTTTGATATTAATTTGGCAAAATCTCGCAGTAATGACAATCCGGTGTATTATATCCAATATGCTCATGCTCGTATTCACAGTATTTACAACCAAGTGCGTGAAGCTGGCATCGCATTTGGCGATTATAGTGAAACTGATTTCACAACACTTACAAGTGAAATGGAATTAGAATTAATTAAGAAATTAGCTGAATATCCGGAAGAGGTTGTTCAAGCTGCTGAACATCGTGCACCTCATCGTATTGCTCGGTACTTATACGATTTGGCAAGCATGTTCCATTCATTCTACCGTCAAGGTCGTATCATTGGCGTAGATCCAGCATTACAACAAGCTCGTCTTGGATTAATTACAGCGATTGCCCTCGTTCTTCGTCAAGGCTTGGGTATTTTAGGTATTTCCGCTCCGGAAAAAATGTAA
- a CDS encoding peptidylprolyl isomerase — translation MNWKRLALCAMLGITVLGTTACSTKTGEQPQGNTVKAETVAMPNFTNAPIADEYAIFDTNYGQFKVRLLGSKAPITVKNFDYLVKKGFYNGVTFHRVIEGFMIQGGDPDGTGAGGPGYTIPDEFSNDLHFNKMGVLAMANRGPNTGGSQFFITLGPTDWLDNKHTIFGTVVQGMDVVEKIGKVKTGRNDKPVEPVIINTITLEPITDDAKNGK, via the coding sequence ATGAACTGGAAACGCTTGGCTTTATGCGCAATGTTGGGGATTACAGTACTTGGTACAACAGCATGTAGTACCAAAACTGGGGAGCAACCACAAGGTAATACTGTGAAAGCAGAAACTGTGGCGATGCCTAATTTTACGAATGCGCCAATTGCTGATGAATATGCTATCTTTGATACAAACTATGGTCAATTTAAGGTTCGTTTGTTAGGGTCTAAAGCGCCGATTACGGTCAAAAATTTTGATTATCTCGTGAAAAAAGGCTTCTATAATGGTGTGACATTTCATCGTGTTATCGAAGGCTTTATGATTCAAGGTGGAGATCCTGATGGCACAGGTGCCGGTGGACCGGGCTATACAATTCCTGATGAATTCTCCAATGATTTACATTTCAATAAAATGGGCGTTCTTGCCATGGCAAACCGTGGACCTAATACAGGAGGCTCTCAATTTTTCATTACCTTGGGACCTACGGATTGGTTAGATAATAAACACACCATCTTCGGTACTGTAGTACAAGGTATGGATGTAGTTGAAAAAATTGGCAAGGTTAAAACCGGTCGCAATGATAAACCAGTTGAACCAGTAATCATCAATACCATTACATTGGAGCCGATTACTGATGATGCGAAAAATGGCAAATAA
- the ahpC gene encoding alkyl hydroperoxide reductase subunit C translates to MSIIGKQLPEFTLDAFKKPELVKVSTADVLGKWSVFVFYPADFTFVCPTELEDVQNSYAELKELGCEVYSVSCDSEFVHKAWSDASPSINKIEYYMLADKKHELADFFDVFQEESAMAYRGTFVVDPEGFVRTAEIHDMGIGRSAEELVRKVQAAQFVAKHGDQVCPARWKPGKDTLKPGLDLVGKI, encoded by the coding sequence ATGTCTATTATTGGTAAACAACTTCCTGAATTTACACTTGATGCTTTCAAAAAACCTGAATTGGTAAAAGTTAGCACTGCAGACGTGTTGGGTAAATGGTCTGTATTCGTATTCTATCCAGCAGACTTTACATTCGTATGCCCTACTGAGTTGGAAGACGTACAAAACTCTTATGCAGAGTTGAAAGAATTGGGTTGCGAAGTTTACTCCGTATCTTGTGACTCCGAATTCGTTCACAAAGCATGGTCTGATGCTTCTCCAAGCATCAATAAAATCGAGTACTACATGTTAGCTGACAAAAAACATGAATTGGCTGACTTCTTCGATGTATTCCAAGAAGAATCTGCTATGGCTTACCGTGGTACATTCGTAGTAGATCCAGAAGGCTTCGTGCGTACAGCAGAAATTCATGATATGGGTATCGGCCGTTCCGCTGAAGAATTGGTTCGCAAAGTACAAGCTGCTCAATTCGTAGCTAAACATGGCGATCAAGTGTGCCCTGCACGTTGGAAGCCAGGTAAAGACACTTTGAAACCAGGTCTTGATCTTGTAGGTAAAATCTAA
- the cysK gene encoding cysteine synthase A, with protein MSKIAKSFVELIGKTPLLAATRFGKKYGANANIFAKLEYFNPGGSVKDRIAAAIIQAAVESGELQPGGTIVEATSGNTGIGLSAVGAALGYKVVIVMPETMSIERRKLMLGYGAQLVLTDGSLGMKGAIAKAKEIVTATAGAIEAGQFVNQANPAIHYRTTGPEIWQDTDGTVDIYVSGVGTGGTLTGAGRYLKEQNPDVHVVAVEPADSPVLSNGKPGPHKIQGLGAGFIPDTLDTNIYDEVIQVSNEDAFATSQAFGHTEGVLVGISSGAALWAAQELAKRPENKGKNIVVILPDTGERYLSTALFPEV; from the coding sequence ATGTCTAAAATTGCAAAATCTTTTGTTGAATTAATTGGTAAAACACCATTATTAGCTGCTACACGTTTTGGTAAAAAATATGGTGCAAACGCTAATATTTTCGCAAAATTGGAATACTTCAACCCAGGCGGTTCCGTAAAAGACCGTATCGCAGCAGCAATCATTCAAGCTGCAGTTGAATCTGGTGAATTACAACCAGGCGGTACAATTGTAGAAGCTACATCTGGTAATACTGGTATTGGCCTATCTGCTGTAGGTGCTGCGCTTGGCTATAAAGTTGTAATCGTAATGCCTGAAACGATGTCCATTGAACGCCGTAAATTAATGCTTGGTTATGGTGCTCAGCTCGTATTGACTGACGGTTCTCTTGGTATGAAAGGCGCTATTGCAAAAGCTAAGGAAATCGTAACGGCTACAGCTGGTGCTATTGAAGCAGGTCAGTTCGTAAATCAAGCTAATCCTGCAATTCACTACAGAACAACTGGCCCTGAAATCTGGCAAGATACTGATGGTACCGTAGATATCTACGTATCTGGTGTTGGTACAGGCGGTACGTTGACAGGTGCAGGTCGTTACTTAAAAGAACAAAACCCTGATGTACATGTGGTTGCCGTAGAACCAGCAGACTCTCCTGTATTATCTAATGGTAAACCAGGCCCTCATAAGATCCAAGGCTTAGGTGCTGGCTTCATTCCAGATACATTGGATACTAACATTTACGATGAAGTAATCCAAGTTTCTAACGAGGATGCTTTTGCTACATCTCAAGCCTTCGGTCACACAGAAGGCGTATTGGTAGGTATTTCCTCTGGTGCTGCGCTTTGGGCGGCTCAAGAATTGGCAAAACGCCCTGAGAATAAAGGTAAAAATATTGTAGTAATTCTCCCTGATACAGGCGAACGCTACTTATCTACAGCTTTATTCCCTGAAGTTTAA
- a CDS encoding RrF2 family transcriptional regulator, protein MRISTKGRYALMVLIDLAEQGQDKPVSLRSVAERQGISEKYLEGIVARLGAANLVDSIRGKYGGYRLSKSPKEYTIIEILLATEESMAIISTLDEGVSTDTVINERTVGFWAGLQNYIHDYLENVTLQDVIDGTYAKLDTKYDNWDGSI, encoded by the coding sequence ATGAGGATTTCCACAAAAGGTCGTTATGCATTGATGGTTCTCATCGATTTGGCAGAGCAAGGGCAAGATAAACCAGTTTCCTTGCGATCTGTGGCAGAACGACAAGGCATATCTGAAAAATACCTAGAAGGTATCGTAGCTCGTTTAGGCGCTGCTAACCTAGTGGATAGTATCCGCGGTAAATACGGCGGATATCGATTGTCTAAAAGCCCTAAGGAGTACACAATTATTGAAATATTGCTTGCTACTGAGGAATCGATGGCTATCATATCTACCCTTGATGAAGGGGTAAGTACTGATACAGTAATCAACGAACGCACCGTTGGTTTCTGGGCAGGCTTACAAAACTATATTCATGATTATTTAGAAAACGTAACCCTACAAGATGTAATTGATGGGACTTACGCTAAACTTGATACAAAATATGATAATTGGGATGGTTCTATTTAA
- a CDS encoding subtype B tannase: protein MKSSKNCKVTAAFLAAAALGGVAHAEPTLNMNDLVGTSTSAESTTQSTTSVATPVVKPMATQPVLPTTPQPATIVQQQAPPMAQPQPSYMMQPATVSPIQTQQVTPLQAVPQQVVPMHSQQQVQTQPQYVVNKDTKAVMEPTLAMHSLINVQRKTEPVTIEKPVDGKQQVQTTQVQRTPVVIQQESIAPLTVSNTTVTKAVVAKQRLTIRDIQRAERERLAQLAAEEASQQENLSQADQQQLAQKQAEAEAQRQAALQAQQQAEAQRQSTLQAEQERVVAQQAEAQRQAALRAEQERIAAQQAEQARIAEERRQAAEQERIRIQEEQRRIAEQQAEQERIAAQQAEAQRQAAIRAEQERIAAQQAEAQRQAAIKAEQERIAAQQAEAQRQAAIKAEQERLAAQQAEAQRQAAIKAEQERIAAQQAEAQRQAAIKAEQERLAAQQAEAQRQAAIKAEQERLAAQQAEAQRQAAIKAEQERIIAQQAEAQRQAALKAERERILAQQAEEERLAAEEAARQRAEAATKAEAERQAAIRAEQERIAAQQAEAQRQAAIKAEQERIAAQQAEAQRQASLKAEQERIAAEKAKAEREAAIKAEQERIAAKQAELARQAAIQEEQERLAAEQLAKEEAAAAAKARAEAEAKAKAEADSAAKAQTEAEAKAKAEADAAAKAQAEAEAKAKAESEAEAKAKSEAETKQVQESKLPQSYVDARNTASTKGSSVTEEKNILSQPMDPPLQANASAKISLAFDAKNYESMSTTVDNKEIKYRAFEYIPYVANPIDIDQQYMNIYVPEEYFNNGTINGYNTQTAPIFMPNAVGGYMPSQAMTPKMENGKPNSVLYALSRGYVVASPATRGRTNKASDGNFIGKAPAVIVDLQAATAYLRANDSAMPGNANRIITNGTSAGGGVSLLQGATGNSSDFQPYLQALGAATAATNVYAVSAYAPITNLDAADMAYEWSYNGISSFNKVTMSPGELPQANVGGTPAQPQRTMQRVNLNADDLAYSKMLSEHFPDYVNNLQLRDSLGRVLKLDKNGNGTFKNYVKEFIVAAANKAQAKGTDLSKHTYLVRDNKTGTIKDINWEAYNHFVSRSKAPGAFDSRSNDTGENSLFGTSTTDNNHFTITAALHDTTTNQDVYVENAKIVTMMNPMNYLGSPAATNARFYRIRYGTADSNTSVAIPLIVGTRAQNLGYRVDMATPFDVDHSGDYDLEELFNWMDNIVKNGR, encoded by the coding sequence ATGAAGTCATCCAAAAATTGTAAGGTTACTGCTGCATTTCTTGCCGCAGCTGCGTTGGGTGGTGTTGCCCATGCCGAGCCTACACTTAACATGAATGATTTAGTAGGTACGAGTACCAGTGCTGAATCAACGACACAAAGTACTACAAGTGTAGCAACTCCAGTCGTGAAACCAATGGCAACTCAGCCAGTCTTACCAACTACACCACAACCGGCCACCATTGTACAACAACAAGCACCACCGATGGCACAACCTCAACCATCCTACATGATGCAACCAGCAACGGTTAGCCCTATACAAACTCAACAAGTTACACCATTACAAGCAGTACCGCAACAAGTAGTACCAATGCATTCTCAACAACAGGTTCAAACTCAACCTCAGTATGTTGTCAATAAAGATACAAAGGCTGTCATGGAACCTACATTAGCAATGCACAGTTTGATAAATGTACAACGAAAAACTGAACCTGTTACTATAGAGAAACCAGTGGATGGTAAGCAACAAGTACAAACTACACAAGTACAGCGTACACCTGTTGTTATTCAACAAGAATCCATAGCTCCATTAACTGTATCAAATACTACAGTAACAAAAGCCGTGGTAGCAAAACAGAGGCTTACAATTCGAGATATCCAACGAGCTGAGCGTGAGCGTTTAGCTCAACTAGCCGCTGAAGAAGCCTCCCAACAAGAAAATTTATCACAAGCTGATCAACAACAACTTGCTCAAAAACAAGCTGAAGCTGAAGCTCAACGTCAAGCGGCACTACAAGCGCAGCAACAAGCAGAAGCCCAACGGCAATCAACTTTACAAGCGGAACAAGAACGTGTTGTAGCTCAACAAGCCGAGGCTCAACGCCAAGCGGCTTTACGTGCTGAGCAGGAGCGTATTGCGGCCCAACAAGCTGAGCAAGCGCGTATTGCAGAAGAACGCCGTCAAGCGGCAGAGCAAGAACGCATTCGTATCCAAGAGGAACAACGCCGCATTGCTGAGCAACAGGCGGAACAAGAGCGTATCGCCGCGCAACAAGCTGAAGCTCAACGCCAAGCGGCTATTAGAGCAGAGCAAGAACGTATCGCTGCTCAACAAGCCGAGGCTCAACGCCAAGCGGCTATTAAAGCAGAGCAAGAACGTATCGCGGCTCAGCAAGCTGAAGCTCAACGCCAAGCAGCTATTAAAGCTGAGCAAGAACGTTTAGCCGCTCAACAAGCGGAAGCTCAACGCCAAGCGGCTATTAAAGCTGAACAAGAGCGTATTGCCGCTCAACAAGCCGAAGCTCAACGTCAAGCGGCTATTAAAGCTGAGCAAGAACGTTTAGCCGCTCAACAAGCGGAAGCTCAACGTCAAGCGGCTATTAAAGCTGAGCAAGAACGTTTAGCCGCTCAACAAGCAGAAGCTCAACGTCAAGCAGCTATTAAAGCAGAACAAGAACGTATCATCGCTCAACAAGCGGAAGCTCAACGCCAAGCGGCTTTAAAAGCTGAACGTGAGCGTATCCTCGCTCAACAAGCTGAAGAAGAACGCTTAGCTGCTGAAGAAGCAGCTCGCCAACGTGCCGAAGCTGCCACTAAAGCCGAAGCCGAACGACAAGCAGCTATTAGAGCAGAACAAGAACGTATTGCTGCTCAACAGGCTGAAGCTCAACGTCAAGCGGCTATTAAAGCAGAACAAGAACGTATTGCTGCTCAACAAGCTGAGGCTCAACGGCAAGCCTCTTTAAAAGCTGAACAAGAGCGTATCGCGGCCGAGAAAGCTAAAGCAGAACGCGAAGCTGCTATTAAGGCAGAGCAAGAACGTATTGCTGCTAAACAAGCGGAACTTGCAAGACAAGCTGCAATCCAAGAAGAACAAGAACGTTTAGCTGCTGAACAACTAGCAAAAGAAGAAGCGGCAGCTGCAGCTAAAGCTCGGGCTGAAGCAGAGGCAAAAGCTAAAGCAGAAGCGGACTCTGCTGCTAAAGCGCAAACTGAAGCTGAGGCAAAAGCTAAAGCAGAAGCAGATGCTGCAGCTAAAGCGCAAGCTGAAGCCGAGGCAAAAGCTAAAGCTGAATCTGAAGCCGAAGCAAAAGCTAAATCTGAGGCAGAGACTAAACAGGTTCAAGAAAGTAAATTACCGCAATCTTATGTAGATGCTCGTAATACAGCCTCTACAAAAGGCTCTTCTGTAACAGAAGAGAAAAATATTCTTTCCCAACCAATGGATCCACCATTACAAGCCAATGCATCTGCAAAAATTAGCCTTGCCTTTGACGCGAAAAATTACGAATCTATGTCTACGACAGTAGATAATAAGGAAATCAAATATCGCGCCTTCGAGTATATCCCTTACGTGGCTAATCCAATCGACATAGATCAGCAATACATGAACATTTATGTACCAGAGGAATATTTCAACAACGGCACTATCAACGGTTACAACACCCAAACAGCCCCTATCTTCATGCCAAATGCGGTAGGCGGTTATATGCCAAGTCAAGCTATGACTCCAAAAATGGAAAATGGTAAGCCTAACAGTGTTCTTTACGCATTATCCCGTGGTTATGTAGTAGCTTCCCCTGCTACACGTGGTCGTACCAATAAAGCTTCCGATGGCAACTTCATCGGTAAGGCCCCTGCAGTAATCGTTGACTTACAAGCGGCTACAGCCTACTTACGCGCCAACGATTCCGCTATGCCAGGTAATGCAAACCGCATTATCACAAATGGTACAAGTGCAGGCGGTGGTGTATCCTTGTTACAAGGTGCAACTGGTAACAGCTCCGACTTCCAACCATATTTACAAGCATTAGGTGCAGCTACCGCGGCAACTAATGTATACGCAGTATCTGCGTATGCCCCTATCACTAACCTCGATGCAGCTGATATGGCTTACGAATGGAGTTATAACGGCATTTCGTCCTTTAATAAAGTGACTATGTCCCCAGGTGAATTACCACAAGCCAATGTAGGCGGTACTCCTGCTCAACCACAACGCACAATGCAACGTGTAAACTTGAATGCAGACGATCTAGCATACTCCAAAATGCTTAGTGAACACTTCCCTGATTACGTAAATAACTTACAATTACGTGACTCTCTAGGTCGTGTTCTAAAACTCGATAAGAATGGTAATGGTACTTTCAAAAATTATGTAAAAGAATTTATCGTTGCTGCTGCTAATAAAGCACAAGCTAAAGGTACTGATTTATCTAAGCATACATACCTTGTACGTGATAATAAAACAGGGACCATCAAAGACATTAACTGGGAAGCATATAACCACTTTGTAAGCCGTTCTAAAGCGCCAGGCGCCTTTGACTCCCGTTCCAATGATACTGGTGAAAACAGTCTATTTGGTACAAGTACTACAGATAATAATCACTTTACAATTACTGCTGCATTACACGATACAACTACTAATCAAGATGTATACGTAGAAAATGCTAAGATTGTTACTATGATGAACCCAATGAACTATCTCGGTTCTCCAGCTGCGACAAATGCACGATTCTATCGTATCCGTTACGGCACAGCTGACAGCAATACATCTGTTGCAATTCCTTTAATCGTAGGTACGCGTGCTCAAAACCTTGGGTACAGAGTAGATATGGCAACACCATTTGATGTAGATCATTCTGGTGATTACGATCTAGAAGAATTATTCAACTGGATGGATAATATTGTTAAAAACGGTAGATAA
- a CDS encoding DUF1934 domain-containing protein produces MKRVLVSVKSVQRDMDGKDTVVELISPGTSHEKGNAQYVRYEESSVTGLDGVKTTIKIHDDSIVLLRTGAVNMRHQYVRGEEREAVYETPYGDLHMAVNTHELTVDFHDGVGHVHLGYDISVEGEWQFYNQLDIDVREDIEHGHEGNPEIGD; encoded by the coding sequence ATGAAGCGGGTTCTAGTGTCCGTAAAGAGTGTACAACGAGATATGGATGGCAAGGATACCGTAGTGGAACTGATTTCCCCAGGTACGTCACATGAAAAGGGTAATGCTCAATATGTGCGTTACGAAGAATCTAGTGTGACTGGATTGGATGGGGTTAAGACGACCATTAAAATCCATGATGATTCTATCGTGTTGCTCCGAACAGGGGCTGTCAATATGCGTCATCAATACGTCCGTGGTGAAGAACGCGAAGCCGTATATGAAACACCATATGGTGATTTACATATGGCCGTAAATACTCATGAATTAACAGTAGACTTTCACGATGGTGTAGGTCATGTTCATTTAGGATATGATATTTCCGTCGAAGGTGAATGGCAATTTTATAATCAGTTAGATATAGACGTGCGGGAGGATATAGAGCATGGACATGAAGGAAATCCTGAAATCGGGGATTGA